The following coding sequences lie in one Solirubrobacterales bacterium genomic window:
- a CDS encoding dihydrofolate reductase family protein, which produces MRNLIYSMTVSLDGYIADPNGEIDWSAPDEELHRFHNQRVREIGAHLLGRRLYEVMLYWETAEENPTASDYELEFARIWKAIPRIVFSKTLEKVEGNARLARDDVAGEVARLKQEPGRDLAVGGAGLASTLIDLGLVDEYQLFVSPVVLGGGTPYFPPLENAINLELIETRTFRSPAVYLRYRRV; this is translated from the coding sequence ATGCGAAACCTGATCTACTCGATGACGGTGTCGCTGGACGGCTACATCGCCGACCCCAACGGCGAGATCGACTGGTCGGCTCCGGATGAGGAGCTGCATCGGTTCCACAACCAGAGGGTGAGGGAGATCGGCGCGCACCTCTTAGGACGGCGGCTCTACGAGGTGATGCTGTATTGGGAGACCGCTGAGGAGAACCCGACGGCTTCCGATTACGAGCTCGAGTTCGCGCGGATCTGGAAGGCGATCCCCAGGATCGTCTTCTCGAAGACCCTCGAGAAGGTGGAGGGCAATGCCCGGCTGGCCAGGGATGACGTCGCCGGCGAGGTCGCCAGGCTGAAGCAAGAGCCGGGGAGGGACCTGGCAGTCGGCGGCGCTGGCCTCGCCTCCACCCTGATCGATCTGGGGCTCGTGGACGAGTACCAACTGTTCGTGAGCCCGGTCGTGCTCGGCGGCGGCACTCCATACTTCCCGCCCCTCGAGAACGCGATCAACCTCGAGCTGATCGAGACTCGAACGTTTCGCTCTCCCGCGGTTTACCTTCGCTACCGGCGCGTTTAG
- a CDS encoding carboxymuconolactone decarboxylase family protein: MKTDISRFDIHDELTAPEASARLLQGMARAGGSVSKFVGVLAGSPATLRAFARMRHELRGGVLPPPTRERIALAVAEQRGDPYSVAQHAKTARAAGLGLDEISKARSWNSDDPREAALLTFLKALFVADGRPAHHLLEEAREVDWSDEQILEAVAHVALNEFQSLMSNAAALPQDQSDSSVLPAAA, encoded by the coding sequence GTGAAGACCGACATCAGCCGCTTCGATATCCACGACGAGCTGACCGCTCCTGAGGCCAGCGCCAGGCTGCTGCAGGGCATGGCCCGCGCCGGGGGGTCGGTGTCGAAGTTCGTCGGTGTGCTGGCAGGCTCCCCCGCCACGCTGCGCGCCTTCGCTCGCATGCGCCACGAGCTTCGCGGCGGCGTCTTGCCACCGCCGACCCGCGAGCGCATCGCGCTGGCGGTCGCCGAGCAGCGGGGCGACCCCTATTCGGTCGCGCAGCACGCGAAGACCGCGCGCGCGGCGGGGCTCGGCCTCGATGAGATCTCCAAAGCGCGGAGCTGGAACTCAGACGATCCCCGCGAAGCGGCCCTCCTCACCTTCTTGAAGGCACTGTTCGTGGCTGACGGGCGCCCCGCACACCACCTGCTCGAAGAGGCCCGCGAGGTCGACTGGAGCGACGAGCAGATCCTCGAGGCGGTGGCTCACGTGGCGCTCAACGAGTTCCAGAGCCTGATGTCCAACGCCGCCGCCCTGCCGCAGGACCAATCGGATTCCTCGGTCCTGCCCGCCGCAGCCTGA
- the lexA gene encoding transcriptional repressor LexA has translation MDLTKRQKEIFDFIRRYASRYGYPPTVREIGKAVGLHSSSTVHAHLANLEKVGLLRRDPTKPRAIELLVDRAKRAVRGPGLPVVGHVAAGEPVLAEENIEEYVQLPSVIGGEQGDYILRVRGDSMRDAGILEGDYVVVTAADDADNGEIVVALLEDEATVKRFYREKDRVRLQPANKAYKPIRTRDARVLGRVVGVYRSI, from the coding sequence GTGGATCTGACCAAGCGCCAGAAGGAGATCTTCGACTTCATCCGTCGCTACGCCTCCCGGTACGGCTACCCGCCCACCGTGCGGGAGATCGGCAAGGCCGTGGGCCTGCATTCGTCCTCGACCGTACACGCCCACCTCGCCAACCTGGAGAAGGTGGGGTTGCTGCGGCGCGACCCGACGAAGCCGCGGGCGATCGAGCTCCTGGTCGATCGGGCGAAGCGCGCCGTGCGCGGGCCGGGGCTCCCCGTGGTCGGTCACGTCGCCGCCGGCGAGCCGGTCCTCGCCGAGGAGAACATCGAGGAGTACGTGCAGCTTCCTTCCGTGATCGGAGGGGAGCAGGGCGACTACATCCTCCGGGTGAGGGGCGATTCGATGAGGGACGCCGGCATCCTCGAAGGGGACTACGTGGTGGTGACCGCGGCCGACGATGCGGACAACGGTGAGATCGTCGTGGCCCTGCTCGAGGACGAGGCGACCGTGAAGCGCTTCTACCGCGAGAAGGACCGGGTCCGGCTCCAGCCCGCGAACAAGGCCTACAAGCCGATCCGGACCCGTGACGCGAGGGTCCTGGGCCGGGTCGTCGGCGTCTACAGGAGCATCTGA
- a CDS encoding RlpA-like double-psi beta-barrel domain-containing protein yields the protein MTSRAGRRANDRPLRRPDRIALWAVVMSVIAMVAAAASAHAGSGGVGSGGGDSSGCQEARYGSRALDLGDCGGDVKTLHWILRAKSYGVPMDRDFDGSTDHSVRRFQRRHGLRADGVVRSTTRKKVARTMPKSGATWYGPGFFGERTACGQRLSRKTVGVAHRHLPCGTKVTLKYGGRYVRTKVIDRGPYTTGIRWDLTQRAARKLHFEVTDTIRAAPIK from the coding sequence ATGACGTCCCGCGCGGGCCGACGAGCGAACGACCGGCCGCTGCGCCGTCCCGACCGGATCGCCCTCTGGGCGGTCGTGATGTCGGTGATCGCCATGGTCGCCGCCGCCGCCAGCGCCCACGCCGGCTCCGGCGGAGTTGGCTCAGGCGGCGGGGATTCGAGCGGCTGCCAGGAGGCGCGGTACGGCTCCCGGGCGCTCGACCTCGGGGACTGCGGCGGCGACGTCAAGACGCTTCATTGGATCCTGAGGGCCAAGTCCTACGGCGTGCCGATGGACCGGGACTTCGACGGCTCGACTGATCACTCCGTGCGCCGCTTCCAGCGACGCCACGGTCTGCGCGCCGACGGCGTGGTGCGCAGCACGACGCGGAAGAAGGTCGCCCGCACGATGCCGAAGAGCGGCGCCACGTGGTACGGGCCGGGATTCTTTGGCGAGCGCACCGCGTGCGGCCAGAGGTTGAGCCGCAAGACGGTGGGCGTGGCCCATCGCCACCTGCCCTGCGGTACGAAGGTGACGCTCAAGTACGGGGGGCGCTACGTCAGGACCAAGGTGATCGATCGCGGCCCGTACACCACGGGCATCCGCTGGGACCTGACCCAGCGGGCAGCTCGAAAGCTTCACTTCGAAGTAACGGACACCATCCGCGCCGCCCCGATCAAGTAA
- a CDS encoding MMPL family transporter has translation MTTLGPIGRLGRLAAEHRGRVFIAWALIAVGLGILAPRVETALSDAGWQADGSESVEARQQIDRDFAGAGGYALQVVVHSRDLVATAPRFRQTVARAESVLRRDPAVGSVTSPRPGVSISPDGHTAVIRAGAGADPNTMVEAADRLKTQLPDVAGRGTAIDLTGASGMWSDFNQANREAMLKSEFISWPVTMAILVLAFGSLVAAGLPLMLTIVGLIASAGLLYLGTLVSPISIWAMNFALMFALALGIDYALFIVGRFRSAYFGQRLSVADAVATTMDTAGKAVLFSGLTVLVSLSAVMLVPSPAFRSTSLGIIVSVLFVLAATLTLLPATLAKLGPRVDRLSLPWLRSREHHSPRFARWGELLWRRPYLFGGFALVALLALAAPVLSLRTGMPSIKVVPPGDHSRQGYEQIQASFGQGAPGALQIVSPASAAHQTLTAVQSDPGIVRSLPPRPGRGGRTLIEAIPNSDPSNPELGATVDRLRSELPSGTLVGGSAAENHDLEAALAAKTPVVIAVVLALGFLLLLVAFRAPVAAAIGVVPNLLATGAAFGIAKWIFQDGHLGGLLGFQSQGFLDAWAPVFFFAMIFAISMDYTVFLLSSAKESWDREGDARKAVVGGLAHSGRVINAAGAVMVAVFFTFALSGPLPPKEMGVILGIAVLLDAFLVRLLLMPVLLRFAGPAAWYAPSWLGRILPDVRFGHGDATPARSPA, from the coding sequence ATGACCACTCTTGGCCCGATCGGTCGGCTCGGCCGGCTGGCGGCGGAGCATCGCGGACGCGTCTTCATCGCCTGGGCGCTGATCGCCGTCGGTCTCGGGATCCTCGCTCCTCGGGTCGAGACCGCACTCTCCGACGCCGGCTGGCAGGCGGACGGCTCCGAGTCGGTGGAGGCGCGCCAGCAGATCGATCGCGACTTCGCGGGCGCCGGCGGCTACGCGCTCCAGGTCGTGGTCCACTCCCGGGACCTCGTGGCGACGGCGCCCCGTTTCCGGCAAACGGTGGCCCGCGCGGAGAGCGTACTGCGGCGCGATCCCGCCGTCGGTTCGGTCACCTCGCCGCGGCCCGGCGTCTCGATCTCGCCCGACGGCCACACGGCCGTGATCCGCGCCGGCGCTGGCGCGGATCCGAACACGATGGTCGAGGCTGCCGACCGCCTGAAGACGCAGCTTCCCGACGTCGCCGGCCGCGGCACTGCCATCGACCTGACCGGCGCCTCCGGGATGTGGTCGGACTTCAACCAGGCGAACCGCGAGGCAATGCTCAAGTCCGAGTTCATCTCCTGGCCGGTGACGATGGCGATCCTTGTGCTGGCCTTCGGCTCGTTGGTGGCCGCAGGCCTGCCGCTGATGCTGACCATCGTCGGGCTGATCGCCTCCGCAGGGCTGCTTTATCTCGGAACGCTCGTCTCGCCGATCTCGATCTGGGCGATGAACTTCGCGCTCATGTTCGCGCTTGCGCTGGGCATCGACTATGCGCTCTTCATAGTCGGTCGGTTCCGCAGCGCCTACTTCGGCCAGAGGCTGAGCGTCGCCGACGCGGTGGCGACGACGATGGACACGGCCGGCAAGGCCGTGCTCTTCTCCGGACTCACCGTGCTGGTCTCGCTTTCGGCGGTGATGCTTGTGCCGAGCCCGGCCTTCCGCTCGACGTCGCTCGGCATCATCGTCTCGGTCCTCTTCGTGCTCGCCGCGACGCTGACGCTGCTGCCCGCGACGCTCGCGAAGCTGGGTCCCCGGGTCGACCGCCTGTCCCTTCCGTGGCTGCGCAGCCGCGAGCATCACTCGCCCCGCTTCGCACGCTGGGGCGAGCTCCTCTGGCGTCGGCCATACCTGTTCGGCGGCTTCGCCCTCGTGGCGCTGCTCGCCTTGGCCGCGCCCGTGCTCTCGCTGCGCACGGGGATGCCCTCGATCAAGGTCGTGCCGCCCGGCGACCACTCGCGGCAGGGCTACGAGCAGATCCAAGCGAGCTTCGGGCAGGGCGCACCGGGCGCCCTCCAGATCGTCTCCCCGGCCTCGGCGGCCCACCAGACCCTGACCGCAGTCCAGAGCGACCCGGGCATCGTTCGGTCCCTCCCACCCCGGCCGGGCCGCGGTGGCCGGACTCTGATCGAGGCGATCCCCAACAGCGATCCCTCGAACCCCGAGCTGGGCGCGACGGTCGACCGCCTGCGCTCGGAGCTTCCTTCCGGCACGTTGGTCGGCGGGTCAGCGGCCGAGAACCACGACCTCGAAGCCGCGCTGGCGGCGAAGACGCCGGTGGTGATCGCGGTGGTCCTGGCGCTCGGCTTCCTGCTCCTGCTCGTTGCGTTCCGGGCGCCCGTAGCGGCCGCGATCGGCGTGGTCCCCAACCTGCTCGCTACCGGCGCCGCCTTCGGGATCGCCAAGTGGATCTTCCAGGACGGCCACCTGGGCGGATTGCTCGGCTTCCAGTCCCAGGGCTTCCTCGATGCCTGGGCGCCGGTGTTCTTCTTCGCGATGATCTTCGCGATCTCGATGGACTACACGGTCTTCCTGCTCTCCTCCGCCAAGGAAAGCTGGGATCGCGAGGGAGACGCGCGCAAGGCGGTCGTCGGTGGGCTCGCCCACTCGGGGCGTGTGATCAACGCCGCCGGGGCGGTGATGGTGGCCGTCTTCTTCACCTTCGCCCTCTCCGGGCCCCTGCCCCCCAAGGAGATGGGAGTGATCTTGGGCATCGCCGTGCTGTTGGACGCCTTCCTGGTTCGGCTGCTGCTCATGCCGGTGCTGTTGCGCTTCGCGGGACCGGCTGCGTGGTACGCGCCGAGCTGGCTCGGTCGCATCCTGCCGGACGTTCGCTTCGGACACGGCGACGCGACGCCCGCGCGCAGTCCGGCCTGA
- the secG gene encoding preprotein translocase subunit SecG → METLLGGVQVIISVILIFLVLLHSGKDTGLSGAFGIGQTGSAFGGGSLVERNLDRWTVFFAILFTINTLVLLKI, encoded by the coding sequence ATGGAAACCCTCCTCGGCGGCGTCCAGGTCATTATCTCCGTGATCCTGATCTTCCTGGTGCTCCTGCACTCGGGGAAGGACACGGGGCTCTCCGGCGCCTTCGGGATCGGGCAGACCGGAAGTGCTTTCGGCGGCGGCTCGCTGGTGGAGCGAAACCTGGATCGCTGGACCGTCTTCTTCGCGATCCTGTTCACCATCAACACGCTGGTCCTGCTGAAGATCTGA
- a CDS encoding exopolysaccharide biosynthesis protein: MSAEARASRSTDSRASAPARRGAEWPHERFSDELERWLTGDGDRTLGSLVDLFGQRSFAVMFVLLLGVPALPLPTGGATHVFELIAMLLSLQLIAGRDQIWLPQRWCALSVAGPKQQRFIEALLRIVRRLERLSRRRLGFLFGHRLSQIAFGVLAFGGTLGAFLAPPFSGLDTLPALGVVLLSLGVLLEDVAIVVVGIAVGAGGVLLEIVLGKAVVHWISKLF; this comes from the coding sequence GTGAGCGCCGAGGCGCGCGCGTCGCGCTCGACGGATTCGCGAGCATCAGCGCCCGCCCGCCGCGGTGCAGAGTGGCCACACGAGAGGTTCAGCGACGAGCTCGAGCGCTGGCTCACCGGTGACGGCGACAGGACGCTCGGGAGCCTGGTGGATCTATTCGGGCAGCGGAGCTTTGCGGTCATGTTCGTGCTGCTCCTCGGTGTGCCGGCGCTCCCGTTGCCCACCGGCGGCGCGACCCACGTGTTCGAGCTGATCGCCATGCTGCTCTCGCTCCAGTTGATCGCGGGGCGTGATCAGATCTGGCTGCCGCAGCGCTGGTGTGCCCTCAGCGTGGCTGGTCCCAAGCAGCAGCGCTTCATCGAAGCGCTGCTGCGGATTGTGCGTCGCCTGGAGCGCCTCTCGCGGCGGCGCCTCGGCTTTCTGTTCGGACATCGGCTGAGTCAGATCGCCTTCGGTGTGCTCGCCTTCGGGGGCACGCTCGGCGCGTTCCTGGCGCCGCCGTTCTCGGGACTCGACACCCTGCCGGCACTGGGCGTGGTGCTGCTCTCGCTCGGGGTGCTGCTCGAGGACGTCGCGATCGTCGTCGTCGGGATCGCGGTGGGCGCCGGGGGAGTGTTGCTGGAGATCGTGCTCGGGAAAGCCGTCGTCCATTGGATCAGCAAGCTGTTCTGA
- the ftsH gene encoding ATP-dependent zinc metalloprotease FtsH, with translation MIPRSRLFIAFLLGLLALNLVISFVTSGPPSRQRIPYQPFFVDQVKAGNVTEISSQENSIEGDLGHAETYDPPGDDEPITVTSFETEVPAFIDHAQVTRLLDRGNVVVNAEPPDTGRSIWATLLLGFLPTILLVAFFVWLARRQLGGGRGGGVLGGFGRSTARRIRAEEQERVCFNDVAGIDEAEDELVEVVDFLKNPERYTRLGARVPHGVLLYGPPGTGKTLLARAVAGEADAAFFSLSASEFVEAIVGVGASRVRDLFKQAKEAAPAIVFIDELDAIGRSRSGNVGGISGGHDEREQTLNQILTEMDGFEPGTNVIVLGATNRPEVLDPALLRPGRFDRRIAVQPPDRKGRAQILKIHTRSVPLAAEVDLDRIAASTPGATGADIALLVNEAALFAARRGHAAVEQRDLTDAIEKIILGAERQVVMTESDRERTAYHESGHALVGMLTPGADPVRKISIIPRGQALGVTLATPETDRFNYAREELLAKIKVALGGRAAEKVVFGNLTTGAESDIQNLTQVARGMVGRWGMSDAIGAVAVTDGRQDGALLPGSESASTATQQLVDEEVRRIVEDAERDVIELLSRERERLDALARALLAHETLDQAEAYEVAGVEVPEVDVDEAAKAMAGPSTPVRVEE, from the coding sequence ATGATCCCGCGGTCCCGGTTGTTCATCGCCTTCCTCCTGGGACTGCTGGCCCTGAACCTGGTGATCTCATTCGTGACCAGCGGTCCGCCCTCACGTCAGCGGATCCCGTACCAGCCGTTCTTTGTCGACCAGGTCAAGGCGGGCAACGTCACCGAGATCAGCTCTCAGGAAAACTCGATCGAGGGCGACCTCGGGCACGCCGAAACCTACGACCCGCCCGGAGACGACGAGCCGATCACGGTGACGAGCTTCGAAACCGAGGTCCCTGCCTTCATTGATCACGCCCAGGTCACCCGGCTGCTCGATAGGGGAAACGTGGTCGTCAACGCCGAGCCGCCCGACACTGGTCGGTCGATCTGGGCCACGCTCCTGCTCGGCTTCCTCCCGACGATCCTTCTCGTTGCGTTCTTCGTGTGGCTGGCGCGCCGGCAGCTGGGCGGTGGAAGAGGTGGCGGTGTCCTCGGTGGGTTCGGCCGGTCCACCGCGCGGCGCATCAGGGCCGAGGAGCAGGAGCGGGTCTGCTTCAACGACGTTGCCGGGATCGACGAGGCCGAGGACGAGCTCGTCGAGGTCGTGGACTTTCTCAAGAACCCGGAGCGCTACACGAGGCTCGGCGCCCGGGTTCCCCACGGCGTGTTGCTCTACGGCCCGCCGGGCACCGGCAAGACCCTGTTGGCCCGTGCGGTCGCGGGCGAGGCGGACGCCGCATTCTTTTCCCTGTCGGCTTCCGAGTTCGTGGAGGCAATCGTGGGCGTCGGCGCCTCGCGCGTGCGAGACCTCTTCAAACAGGCCAAGGAGGCGGCGCCCGCGATCGTCTTCATCGACGAACTGGACGCGATCGGCCGCTCCCGGTCGGGGAACGTGGGCGGGATCAGCGGCGGCCACGACGAGCGCGAGCAGACCCTCAACCAGATCCTGACCGAGATGGACGGTTTCGAGCCGGGAACGAACGTGATCGTCCTCGGCGCCACGAACCGCCCTGAGGTGCTCGATCCCGCACTGCTGCGACCTGGGCGGTTCGACCGCCGGATCGCGGTCCAGCCGCCCGACCGCAAGGGTCGCGCGCAGATTTTGAAGATCCATACCCGCTCGGTGCCGCTGGCGGCTGAGGTGGACCTCGACCGAATCGCGGCTTCGACGCCCGGCGCAACCGGGGCCGACATCGCGCTGCTGGTGAACGAGGCAGCGCTCTTCGCCGCTCGTCGCGGTCACGCCGCGGTCGAGCAGCGTGACCTCACCGACGCGATCGAGAAGATCATCCTCGGTGCCGAGCGCCAAGTCGTGATGACTGAGTCGGACCGCGAACGCACCGCCTACCACGAGTCTGGCCACGCGCTTGTCGGCATGCTCACCCCTGGAGCAGACCCGGTCCGAAAGATCTCGATCATCCCCCGCGGCCAGGCTCTCGGCGTCACGCTCGCCACTCCTGAGACGGATCGCTTCAACTACGCCCGCGAAGAGCTTCTGGCCAAGATCAAGGTGGCGCTCGGAGGCCGGGCGGCGGAGAAGGTCGTGTTCGGCAACCTGACGACAGGCGCGGAGTCGGACATCCAAAACCTCACGCAGGTGGCGCGCGGCATGGTCGGCCGTTGGGGGATGAGCGACGCGATCGGTGCGGTCGCGGTCACCGACGGCCGCCAGGACGGCGCGCTGCTACCGGGCTCGGAGTCTGCCTCCACGGCGACCCAGCAACTCGTCGACGAGGAGGTGCGACGAATCGTCGAGGACGCCGAGCGAGACGTAATCGAGCTCCTGAGCCGCGAGCGCGAGCGACTCGATGCCCTGGCACGCGCCCTGCTGGCCCACGAGACACTCGACCAAGCGGAGGCCTACGAGGTGGCGGGCGTGGAGGTGCCGGAGGTCGACGTCGACGAGGCGGCCAAGGCGATGGCGGGCCCCAGCACGCCCGTCAGGGTCGAGGAGTGA
- a CDS encoding SDR family NAD(P)-dependent oxidoreductase gives MGAALVTGAGRGLGMEIARALAARGLTVHLTDVDSAAAEAAARELGPPAFPSALDVRDAEACRAAAAQTAERGGSLDVWVNNAGILVTGHVWEHDAETRRALFEVNTLGTINGTLAALELMRATGRGQVINVVSLAGLGAPPGEALYSATKHGAIAFSLGALHDLRRAGFEQIHVSAVCPDGIWTPMISDRLDDPGAAPSFSGRLLRAETVAPQVVALLDHPRPVLAIPRWRGLFVRFLDAFPRLTSRLMPLFMADARRRQRRWKKRVEAGKEPH, from the coding sequence GTGGGCGCGGCGCTGGTCACAGGAGCGGGGCGTGGCCTCGGCATGGAGATCGCCCGCGCGCTCGCGGCGCGCGGACTCACCGTCCACCTGACCGACGTCGACTCGGCTGCCGCCGAGGCGGCGGCGCGCGAGCTGGGGCCCCCGGCGTTCCCCTCGGCGCTCGACGTGCGTGACGCCGAGGCCTGCCGCGCGGCGGCGGCGCAGACCGCCGAGCGGGGCGGCTCGCTGGACGTCTGGGTGAACAACGCCGGCATCCTCGTCACGGGGCACGTCTGGGAGCACGATGCCGAGACCCGGCGGGCGCTGTTCGAAGTCAACACGCTGGGCACGATCAACGGCACCCTGGCGGCGCTCGAGCTGATGCGCGCCACCGGCCGCGGCCAGGTGATCAACGTGGTCTCGCTCGCCGGGCTCGGAGCACCTCCCGGCGAGGCCCTCTACTCGGCCACCAAGCACGGCGCGATCGCCTTCAGCCTGGGGGCCCTCCACGACCTGCGGCGTGCCGGCTTCGAACAGATCCACGTCTCCGCCGTCTGCCCGGACGGGATCTGGACGCCGATGATCTCCGACAGGCTCGACGACCCCGGCGCCGCACCCTCCTTCTCGGGACGGCTGCTGCGGGCGGAGACGGTGGCGCCCCAGGTCGTCGCCCTGCTCGATCACCCCCGACCCGTGCTGGCGATCCCGCGCTGGCGCGGGCTCTTCGTCCGGTTTCTTGACGCCTTCCCGCGCCTGACGTCGCGCCTCATGCCGCTGTTCATGGCCGACGCCCGCCGGCGTCAGCGGCGCTGGAAGAAGCGCGTCGAGGCCGGCAAGGAGCCACATTAG
- a CDS encoding TetR/AcrR family transcriptional regulator produces MSDTEIREEPRRRVRKRRSDGERSRNAILREAGRLATVEGISGLSISRLAEAVGMSKSGLFAHFGSKEELQVATIEAARTVFAEQVIDPSLAAPTGLERLRRLAENFLRYVEGGLYPGGCFFASVAAEMAMRPGPVRDGAVQVVNEFYRQVEAAVRDAQAEGAIDPSEDAEGLAFELNSYLALANSQFAVSQQSAPIERARRAVEARIAAAATAAN; encoded by the coding sequence ATGTCCGACACAGAGATCCGCGAGGAGCCACGGCGCCGGGTGCGCAAGCGGCGCAGCGACGGCGAACGCAGCCGCAACGCCATCCTGCGTGAAGCCGGCCGGCTCGCCACCGTCGAGGGCATCAGCGGACTCTCGATCAGCCGCCTGGCAGAGGCCGTGGGGATGAGCAAGAGCGGCCTCTTTGCCCACTTCGGCTCCAAGGAGGAGCTCCAGGTCGCGACGATCGAGGCGGCGCGCACCGTGTTCGCTGAGCAGGTGATCGACCCATCCTTGGCTGCCCCGACCGGGCTCGAGCGGCTGCGCCGGCTGGCGGAGAACTTCCTGCGATACGTCGAAGGCGGGCTCTACCCCGGTGGCTGCTTCTTCGCGTCGGTCGCCGCCGAAATGGCGATGCGCCCGGGCCCCGTGCGCGACGGCGCGGTACAGGTCGTGAACGAGTTCTACAGGCAGGTCGAGGCGGCCGTTCGCGACGCCCAGGCCGAGGGCGCCATCGATCCTTCAGAGGATGCCGAGGGCCTCGCCTTCGAGCTCAACTCCTACCTCGCGCTTGCCAACTCGCAGTTCGCGGTCAGCCAGCAGTCAGCACCGATCGAGCGGGCGCGCCGCGCCGTGGAGGCCCGGATCGCTGCCGCGGCTACAGCCGCGAACTAA